One segment of Chionomys nivalis chromosome 1, mChiNiv1.1, whole genome shotgun sequence DNA contains the following:
- the Ybx3 gene encoding Y-box-binding protein 3 isoform X1 has protein sequence MSEAGEATTGGTTLPQAAADAPAAAPPDPAPKSPAAGGAPQAPAPAALLAGSPGGDAAPGPAPVSSAPAGSEDAEKKVLATKVLGTVKWFNVRNGYGFINRNDTKEDVFVHQTAIKKNNPRKYLRSVGDGETVEFDVVEGEKGAEAANVTGPDGVPVEGSRYAADRRRYRRGYYGRRRGPPRNYAGEEEEEGSGSSEGFEPPATDGQFSGARNQLRRPQYRPPYRQRRFPPYHVGQTFDRRSRVFPHPNRMQAGEIGEMKDGVPEGAQLQVHRNPTYRPRFRRGPARPRPAPAIGEAEDKENQQAANGPNQPSARRGFRRPYNYRRRPRPLNTVSQDGKENKAGEAPTENPAPATEQSSAE, from the exons ATGAGCGAGGCGGGCGAGGCCACCACCGGCGGCACCACGCTCCCGCAGGCCGCGGCCGACGCGCCCGCCGCGGCGCCCCCGGACCCCGCGCCCAAGAGCCCGGCGGCCGGCGGCGCGCCCCAGGCCCCGGCGCCCGCCGCGCTGCTCGCGGGGAGCCCCGGCGGAGACGCAGCCCCCGGGCCCGCCCCGGTCTCGTCAGCCCCCGCGGGTAGCGAGGACGCGGAGAAGAAAGTTCTCG CCACCAAAGTCCTTGGCACTGTCAAATGGTTCAACGTCAGAAATGGATATGGATTTATAAAtcg AAATGACACCAAAGAAGACGTGTTTGTACACCAG ACCGCCATCAAGAAGAATAATCCACGCAAGTATCTGCGCAGTGTGGGAGATGGAGAAACTGTAGAGTTTGATGTGGTTGAAGGAGAAAAG GGTGCTGAAGCAGCAAATGTGACTGGTCCAGATGGAGTTCCTGTAGAAGGGAGTCGTTATGCTGCTGATCGGCGCCGCTACAGACGCGGCTACTATGGCAGACGCCGTGGACCTCCCCGTAAT TAcgctggggaggaggaggaggaagggagcgGCAGCAGTGAAGGATTTGAACCCCCTGCCACTGATGGGCAGTTCTCTGGGGCAAGGAATCAGCTGCGCCGTCCCCAGTATCGCCCTCCATACCGGCAGCGGCGTTTTCCGCCTTACCACGTGGGACAGACCTTTGACCGTCGCTCACGGGTCTTTCCCCATCCCAACAGAATGCAG GCTGGTGAGATTGGAGAGATGAAGGACGGAGTCCCTGAGGGAGCACAGCTCCAGGTTCATCGGAATCCAACTTATCGCCCAAGGTTCCGCAG AGGACCTGCTCGCCCACGACCTGCCCCTGCTATTGGAGAGGCTGAAGATAAAGAGAATCAGCAAGCTGCCAATGGCCCGAACCAGCCATCTGCCCGCCGTGGATTCCGACGCCCCTACAACTATCGGCGCCGCCCCCGTCCCCTGAACACTGTTTCACAAGATGGCAAAGAG AACAAGGCTGGTGAAGCACCAACTGAGAACCCGGCTCCAGCCACCGAGCAGAGCAGTGCCGAGTGA
- the Ybx3 gene encoding Y-box-binding protein 3 isoform X2 — MSEAGEATTGGTTLPQAAADAPAAAPPDPAPKSPAAGGAPQAPAPAALLAGSPGGDAAPGPAPVSSAPAGSEDAEKKVLATKVLGTVKWFNVRNGYGFINRNDTKEDVFVHQTAIKKNNPRKYLRSVGDGETVEFDVVEGEKGAEAANVTGPDGVPVEGSRYAADRRRYRRGYYGRRRGPPRNAGEIGEMKDGVPEGAQLQVHRNPTYRPRFRRGPARPRPAPAIGEAEDKENQQAANGPNQPSARRGFRRPYNYRRRPRPLNTVSQDGKENKAGEAPTENPAPATEQSSAE, encoded by the exons ATGAGCGAGGCGGGCGAGGCCACCACCGGCGGCACCACGCTCCCGCAGGCCGCGGCCGACGCGCCCGCCGCGGCGCCCCCGGACCCCGCGCCCAAGAGCCCGGCGGCCGGCGGCGCGCCCCAGGCCCCGGCGCCCGCCGCGCTGCTCGCGGGGAGCCCCGGCGGAGACGCAGCCCCCGGGCCCGCCCCGGTCTCGTCAGCCCCCGCGGGTAGCGAGGACGCGGAGAAGAAAGTTCTCG CCACCAAAGTCCTTGGCACTGTCAAATGGTTCAACGTCAGAAATGGATATGGATTTATAAAtcg AAATGACACCAAAGAAGACGTGTTTGTACACCAG ACCGCCATCAAGAAGAATAATCCACGCAAGTATCTGCGCAGTGTGGGAGATGGAGAAACTGTAGAGTTTGATGTGGTTGAAGGAGAAAAG GGTGCTGAAGCAGCAAATGTGACTGGTCCAGATGGAGTTCCTGTAGAAGGGAGTCGTTATGCTGCTGATCGGCGCCGCTACAGACGCGGCTACTATGGCAGACGCCGTGGACCTCCCCGTAAT GCTGGTGAGATTGGAGAGATGAAGGACGGAGTCCCTGAGGGAGCACAGCTCCAGGTTCATCGGAATCCAACTTATCGCCCAAGGTTCCGCAG AGGACCTGCTCGCCCACGACCTGCCCCTGCTATTGGAGAGGCTGAAGATAAAGAGAATCAGCAAGCTGCCAATGGCCCGAACCAGCCATCTGCCCGCCGTGGATTCCGACGCCCCTACAACTATCGGCGCCGCCCCCGTCCCCTGAACACTGTTTCACAAGATGGCAAAGAG AACAAGGCTGGTGAAGCACCAACTGAGAACCCGGCTCCAGCCACCGAGCAGAGCAGTGCCGAGTGA